The Caulobacter vibrioides sequence TTCACCACTCGGTCGGGCGTCAGAAACAGGCCCTTGGCCAGCTGCTGGGTCAGGGTCGAGGCACCCTGGCGGGTCTTGCCGGCCCGGTAGTTGATCCAGGCCGCCCGGGCGATGCCTTGCACGTCGATGGCGCCGTGCTGGTAGAAGCGCCGGTCTTCGGCCGCCAGGAACGCCATCGGCACATAGTTGGGCACCGAGCCTAGGGTGATGCGCTGGCCGTAGCGCGGTCCACGCGTGGCGATGACCTGACCGTTGCGGTCCTCGAAGCGGATGCCCGGCGCGCGGTTCACCGCGAACAGCGCCTCGCGGGACGGCAGGGACGGGGTGTCCTTCAGGTACGTGAACCAGACATAGGCGCCGCCGCCGGCGACGCTGAGGACGGCGAGCAGGAAGCCGACCAGCAGCGTCCCCCACACCCAGCCCCATTTCCGGGCCTTCTTCTTGGCCGCAGCGTGCTGGAGGTCGGCGCGGAAAGGCTCCTCCGGCGGAGGCTCAGGCGGCGGCGGAGGTGTCGCGGCGTCGCTAGACAGGCGGAACGGATCAGGCCCCTGCGGCGCCCAGGGATCTTGCGAGACGCCATCGCCCGCCGAGGCCGGACCGGGCTTCGGCGGCTCTCCGGGGCTCTTCCCGTCGTCGAACTTGTAGGGCGGCAGCGTCCAGTCGTTCACGGTTTGCGTCAGGCTCTGTTTGGTCGCCGGATAAATCGGGTTTAGGACGGCGTCATGACGCCACGCAAACCTTTCTGGCAGACGAAGACGCTCGCCGAAATGACCGTCCCCGAGTGGGAGAGCCTATGCGACGGCTGCGGTCTTTGCTGCCTGGTTCGCTTCGAAGACGAAGACACCGGCGAAATCATCCCCACGCGGGTGCACTGCCAGCTGTTCGACGAGCGCCTTTGCCGCTGCAAGGACTATCCGAACCGCAAGAAGACGGTGCCCGACTGCATCAAGCTGACGCCGTACAATATCGAGGACCTTGAGTGGATGCCGCCCTCCTGCGCCTATCGCCGGCTGCACGAGGGCAAGGATTTGCCGCTGTGGCATCCGCTGGTGACCGGTGATCCGGAGAGCACCCAC is a genomic window containing:
- a CDS encoding YcgN family cysteine cluster protein — its product is MTPRKPFWQTKTLAEMTVPEWESLCDGCGLCCLVRFEDEDTGEIIPTRVHCQLFDERLCRCKDYPNRKKTVPDCIKLTPYNIEDLEWMPPSCAYRRLHEGKDLPLWHPLVTGDPESTHKAGVSIRNQTVSELSFKDAEDAMDFVATDLMRDRGDDLYEPED